In Esox lucius isolate fEsoLuc1 chromosome 6, fEsoLuc1.pri, whole genome shotgun sequence, the following proteins share a genomic window:
- the tex36 gene encoding testis-expressed protein 36, with protein sequence MINQRKYEKRHTYNSMKNEGIWYSHLGLPQIIKTNTVNKKTSTGRDLTFCTETCPMIFKNTEQKTGNRQYPYSAHDNRDTIHSVETFDAGLGRKKYYSDGRTNYSRFFLWSPSRADEDLAGRLSSYRTDYLAIQVLHTDTWNHRRFPRNHLEKASAAPTVAQVDTRATPLHPQPQGPLAAPHWSTLGFLLTTGPTAKWAL encoded by the exons ATGATTAACCAAAGGAAATATGAAAAGCGTCACACCTACAATTCTATGAAGAACGAAGGTATCTGG TACTCTCACCTAGGACTACCACAAATCATAAAAACTAACACGGTAAATAAGAAAACAAGCACTGGACGCGATTTAACGTTTTGTACAGAGACGTGTCCTATGATCTTCAAAAACACAGAGCAG aaaacaggaaacagacaATATCCCTATTCAGCCCATGACAATCGTGATACTATACACAGCGTGGAGACGTTTGATGCT GGTTTGGGGCGTAAAAAGTATTACAGTGACGGAAGAACGAACTACTCCCGCTTCTTCCTGTGGTCCCCTAGTAGAGCGGACGAGGACCTAGCTGGGCGCTTGTCGTCCTATCGGACAGATTACCTGGCCATCCAGGtgttacacacagacacctggaACCACCGCCGCTTTCCCAGAAACCACCTGGAGAAAGCCAGCGCTGCACCGACTGTTGCCCAG GTGGATACCCGAGCAACACCGTTACACCCTCAACCTCAAGGGCCACTGGCAGCCCCTCACTGGAGCACACTGGGGTTTTTACTGACTACAGGGCCCACTGCAAAATGGGCCCTTTGA